A single genomic interval of Streptomyces sp. 1222.5 harbors:
- a CDS encoding class II glutamine amidotransferase, translated as MCRWLAYSGTSVLLDEVLYRPKHSLIDQSLHARMGVETTNGDGFGIGWYEEHTDTPAVFHDIGPAWSNRNLREIAGHVRSPLFFAHVRASTGTAVQQTNCHPFRHGRWMWMHNGAIAGFHELRRDLVLAVDPGLFLSIEGSTDSEVMFYLALTFGLDDDPPGAVARMTGFVERVGREHGVPDPVQMTVAVADGEGLWAFRYASRGPARSLYHSSRIGDLRALHPDVDFLRDVSDDTRLVVSEPLGDLPGAWNEMPESSYGVIRPEGDYLREFAPRDV; from the coding sequence ATGTGCCGATGGCTCGCCTACTCGGGTACGTCCGTCCTCCTCGACGAGGTCCTGTACCGGCCGAAGCACTCCCTGATCGACCAGAGCCTGCACGCGCGCATGGGTGTGGAGACGACCAACGGGGACGGCTTCGGCATCGGCTGGTACGAGGAGCACACCGACACCCCGGCCGTGTTCCACGACATCGGCCCGGCCTGGAGCAACCGCAACCTGCGGGAGATCGCCGGTCACGTCCGCTCGCCGCTGTTCTTCGCCCACGTCAGGGCGTCCACCGGGACGGCCGTGCAGCAGACGAACTGCCACCCCTTCCGCCACGGCCGCTGGATGTGGATGCACAACGGCGCGATCGCCGGTTTCCACGAGCTGCGCCGCGACCTCGTCCTCGCGGTCGATCCGGGCCTGTTCCTGTCGATCGAGGGCTCCACGGACTCCGAGGTGATGTTCTATCTGGCGCTCACCTTCGGGCTCGACGACGACCCTCCGGGCGCCGTCGCCCGTATGACGGGCTTCGTGGAACGCGTCGGACGCGAGCACGGGGTGCCCGATCCCGTACAGATGACGGTCGCCGTGGCCGATGGCGAGGGACTGTGGGCGTTCCGGTACGCCAGTCGGGGCCCGGCGCGCTCGCTCTACCACAGCTCCAGGATCGGTGATCTGCGCGCGCTGCACCCGGACGTCGACTTCCTGCGGGACGTCTCCGACGACACCCGCCTGGTCGTGTCGGAACCCCTGGGCGACCTGCCCGGTGCCTGGAACGAGATGCCGGAGAGCAGCTACGGCGTCATCCGGCCGGAGGGGGACTACCTGCGCGAGTTCGCCCCGCGGGACGTATGA